Below is a window of Dehalococcoidia bacterium DNA.
GGCGGAGCAGCAGGTCGTGCGCATCAGCGAGGCGGAGGCGGTGATGGACGGCCGCGTCTCCGTGGACGGTCTGGAAAGGCTGTTCGGCGTGCACGTGCCGAGCGAGGGGTTTGACACGGTGGGCGGCTACGTGGGCCACCTGCTGGGGCGGGTGCCCGCCGTGGGAGACAGGGTGACCACGGACGAGCTGCGGCTGGATGTGCTGTCCACCGTGGGCCGCCGGGTGAAGCGCGTCCGCGTGACGCGCGCGACACAAGAGGCCCAGACGGAGCCGACGCGGACCAGCGAGTAGGGAGCGCCAGCCCCGCGCTCGTGGTTCGACCCTTCGGCTCCGCTCAGGCAGGCAAGCTCACCATGATGGTTCGACAAGCTCACCATGAGCGGCGAGCAAGTCCCGCTCAGCCTGATCCTGTCAAAGGATGAGAGAACGCAAACTCAACCAGCGGGACGGTAGTACCCATGAGTTTTTACGTTTACATTCTGCGCTGCTCAGATGGTTCGTATTACGCGGGTCACACCGACAATCTGGAGAAGAGAGTGGCTGCTCACCAGGAGGGTGCCATAGCAGGGTACACGTCTATTCGGCGACCCGTCCAACTAGTGTTTGCCGAGAGCTTCCCATCCAGGGAGGAGGCGTTCCATCGGGAACGTCAAATCAAGGGCTGGTCGCGGCGCAAGAAAGCGGCGTTGATTCAAGGGGACTGGGGGCTTCTCCAGCGCTTGGCCCATGCTCGTGGTTCGACCCTTTGTCCTTCCAGGGAAGGATCAGGGCAGGCAGGCTCACCACAAGCGGAGAAAGTACGCCGCTCACCCTGAGCCTGTCGAAGGGCGAGCGGGACACACCGCTCATGGTTCGACAGGCTCACCATGAGCGGAGGCGACAGGCTCACCACGATGGTTCGACAAGCTCACCATGAGCGGCGAGCAAGTCCCGCCCACCCTGAGCCTGTCGAAGGATGAGCCTCCCTCGGAATGACAGGCCGCGACATACGCATGACACGTCCCTCCCTGTCATTCCGAGAGCAACGAGGAATCTCCCGCCGCAGCGCATCCACACCCGCTCATGGATTCGACA
It encodes the following:
- a CDS encoding GIY-YIG nuclease family protein; translated protein: MSFYVYILRCSDGSYYAGHTDNLEKRVAAHQEGAIAGYTSIRRPVQLVFAESFPSREEAFHRERQIKGWSRRKKAALIQGDWGLLQRLAHARGSTLCPSREGSGQAGSPQAEKVRRSP